One Echinicola strongylocentroti DNA window includes the following coding sequences:
- the atpD gene encoding F0F1 ATP synthase subunit beta, whose product MANTGKITQVIGPVVDISFEGGKLPNILDALEITKENGQKVVLEVQQHLGEDRVRTIAMDSSEGLRRGLEVVDMGTPISVPTGEGIKGRLFNVVGEPIDGLPAVESANRLPIHRHAPKFEDLSTSTEVLYTGIKVIDLIEPYAKGGKIGLFGGAGVGKTVLIQELINNIAKAYSGLSVFAGVGERTREGNDLLREMIESGIVTYGDDFVESLENEGGWDLSKVDVEKLKDSKATFVFGQMNEPPGARARVALTGLTLAEYYRDGEGDGAGKDILFFIDNIFRFTQAGSEVSALLGRMPSAVGYQPTLATEMGAMQERITSTKNGSITSVQAVYVPADDLTDPAPATTFAHLDATTVLSRKIAELGIYPAVDPLDSTSRILEPGILGDEHYDCATRVKELLQRYKELQDIIAILGMEELSEEDKLVVHRARRVQRFLSQPFHVAEQFTGLKGVLVDLKDTIKGFNMIMDGELDHLPEAAFNLVGDINDAIAKGEKMLAEVK is encoded by the coding sequence ATGGCGAATACTGGTAAGATAACTCAGGTGATTGGCCCCGTAGTAGATATTTCGTTCGAAGGGGGGAAGTTGCCGAATATCCTGGACGCACTCGAAATCACTAAGGAGAACGGTCAAAAAGTAGTATTGGAGGTTCAGCAGCATTTGGGAGAAGATCGTGTAAGAACAATTGCGATGGATTCTTCTGAAGGCTTAAGGAGAGGGTTGGAAGTTGTCGATATGGGCACTCCGATCTCTGTACCAACTGGTGAAGGCATTAAAGGCCGACTTTTCAACGTAGTAGGAGAGCCTATCGATGGTCTTCCTGCAGTGGAGTCAGCTAATAGGCTGCCTATCCACAGACATGCTCCTAAGTTTGAAGATCTTTCTACTTCCACTGAAGTGCTCTATACGGGTATCAAAGTTATTGACCTGATCGAGCCTTATGCAAAAGGTGGTAAAATTGGTCTTTTCGGTGGTGCAGGTGTTGGTAAGACGGTATTGATCCAAGAGCTGATCAATAACATCGCCAAAGCTTATTCCGGTTTATCTGTATTTGCTGGTGTGGGTGAAAGAACCCGTGAAGGAAATGACCTCCTTCGTGAGATGATCGAATCAGGCATCGTTACCTATGGAGATGATTTTGTTGAGTCTCTTGAAAATGAAGGTGGATGGGACCTTTCCAAGGTAGATGTGGAGAAGCTTAAGGATTCTAAGGCAACCTTTGTGTTCGGTCAGATGAACGAGCCTCCAGGTGCCCGTGCCCGTGTAGCCTTGACAGGTCTTACCCTAGCCGAATATTACCGTGATGGTGAAGGCGACGGAGCAGGTAAGGATATACTTTTCTTTATTGATAATATCTTCCGATTTACCCAGGCAGGTTCTGAGGTGTCGGCCCTTTTGGGACGTATGCCGTCTGCGGTAGGTTACCAGCCGACCTTGGCAACAGAAATGGGTGCCATGCAGGAGAGGATTACTTCTACGAAGAACGGATCCATTACTTCCGTGCAGGCTGTGTATGTACCTGCGGATGACTTGACTGACCCAGCCCCAGCGACTACATTTGCCCACTTGGATGCGACGACGGTACTTTCCCGTAAGATCGCCGAGCTAGGTATTTACCCAGCGGTGGATCCATTGGATTCTACTTCCAGGATTTTGGAACCAGGTATTTTGGGTGATGAGCACTATGATTGTGCCACACGTGTAAAAGAGCTACTCCAGCGCTATAAAGAACTTCAGGACATCATTGCCATTCTTGGTATGGAAGAGCTTTCTGAAGAAGATAAATTGGTAGTACACAGAGCCAGAAGGGTACAGCGGTTCTTGTCCCAACCATTCCACGTTGCCGAGCAATTTACCGGCCTGAAAGGGGTGTTGGTGGATCTGAAAGATACCATTAAAGGATTTAACATGATCATGGACGGAGAGTTAGATCACCTTCCTGAGGCTGCATTTAACTTGGTAGGTGACATTAACGATGCCATTGCCAAAGGTGAAAAAATGCTTGCTGAAGTAAAATAA
- a CDS encoding 6-bladed beta-propeller, whose product MNFFQTLSFLPIIIIVILACAEKKAKPKESGVENITINTTSIKDTADVSDRINSINIIKLKENESQHLGNVHKVLVRPQHYVIVDRLDTDQIFLYDKKGNFIKSLVHQGNGPMEINQVNDCWFNNNGTLEVYDYSLKKVVVYNEEYEPDSSYKTPPSILFSNVEPIPEGGYVAFNGYSGYNGPFEGNNYKIGFLNDDFNLKATALSYPDELNKALITSPLNPFWPVEDSTRFYQNYNPYIYNVLPNQQLSKRYKLDYQPNPLPDNYEEEIFLPNINLISDISIPFQDKIKVYEGYAGFRGPWNESQDLILFSSFDEKHKPFTTLYDKRKNKSVISAHSLVETERFKTALPPFQAFDAKNKAFVGVLQGWILEEYLLLKESPFEQEISKEKESNFLIEVVFN is encoded by the coding sequence ATGAACTTTTTTCAAACACTCTCATTCTTACCCATCATCATCATTGTAATACTTGCATGTGCTGAGAAAAAAGCAAAGCCTAAAGAGAGCGGTGTTGAAAATATCACCATAAATACCACTAGTATAAAAGATACTGCAGATGTTTCCGATAGGATAAATAGTATTAACATAATTAAGCTTAAAGAAAATGAAAGTCAGCATTTGGGGAATGTGCATAAAGTATTGGTCAGGCCGCAGCACTATGTGATAGTGGACAGACTCGACACGGATCAAATTTTCCTTTACGACAAAAAAGGGAATTTTATTAAAAGCCTTGTTCACCAGGGCAATGGACCAATGGAAATCAATCAGGTAAACGACTGCTGGTTCAATAACAACGGCACTTTGGAGGTTTATGATTACTCCCTTAAAAAAGTGGTAGTTTATAATGAGGAATATGAGCCAGATAGTTCCTATAAAACGCCACCCTCAATTCTCTTTAGCAATGTCGAGCCTATACCTGAAGGTGGATATGTCGCCTTCAATGGATACAGTGGATATAACGGTCCTTTCGAAGGAAATAACTATAAGATAGGGTTTCTAAATGATGATTTTAACCTCAAAGCTACCGCCCTGTCCTATCCTGATGAATTAAACAAAGCCCTTATTACTAGTCCGCTGAATCCGTTTTGGCCGGTAGAGGACAGCACCCGGTTTTATCAAAACTATAATCCTTACATTTACAATGTCTTGCCCAACCAGCAGCTTAGCAAGCGATACAAATTAGATTATCAGCCAAACCCATTACCCGATAACTACGAAGAAGAAATCTTCCTACCAAACATCAATCTCATCTCTGACATTAGTATTCCTTTCCAAGATAAAATCAAAGTTTATGAAGGGTATGCCGGATTTAGGGGTCCGTGGAACGAGTCCCAAGACCTAATCTTGTTTTCCTCATTCGATGAAAAGCATAAGCCATTCACAACACTCTACGATAAAAGAAAAAACAAATCAGTTATCTCAGCCCATTCGTTAGTGGAAACAGAGCGGTTCAAAACCGCCCTACCACCTTTTCAAGCTTTTGATGCCAAGAATAAAGCCTTTGTAGGCGTGCTCCAAGGATGGATATTGGAGGAATATCTTTTATTGAAAGAAAGTCCATTTGAGCAGGAAATAAGCAAGGAAAAAGAAAGTAACTTTCTCATTGAAGTAGTTTTCAATTGA
- a CDS encoding ribonucleotide-diphosphate reductase subunit beta → MQKTEPILEQGDSSRFVLFPIQHDDIWEFYKKAEASFWTAEEIDLGQDLKDWKNLTDDERHFISHVLAFFAASDGIVNENLAEHFVAEVQYTEAKFFYGFQIAMENIHSETYSLLIDTYIKEPKERDRLFNAIEHLDCVKKKADWALRWIDEGDFQERLIAFAAVEGIFFSGSFCSIFWLKKRGLMPGLTFSNELISRDEGLHCDFACHLYTEHIQNPLPKDTVSKIIQDAVTIEKEFVTDALPVRLIGMNADLMCQYIEFVADRLLLELGCEKVWNSTNPFDFMDMISLQGKTNFFEKRVGDYQKAGVMKGKDASDSAKFSVEEDF, encoded by the coding sequence ATGCAAAAAACGGAACCCATATTAGAACAAGGAGATAGTAGCAGATTTGTATTGTTCCCTATTCAGCATGATGACATCTGGGAATTTTATAAGAAAGCGGAGGCTAGTTTTTGGACAGCAGAGGAAATAGACCTAGGTCAGGACCTTAAAGACTGGAAAAACCTGACTGATGACGAGCGTCATTTCATATCCCATGTTTTGGCGTTTTTTGCTGCGAGTGATGGCATTGTCAATGAGAACCTAGCAGAGCACTTTGTGGCAGAAGTACAGTACACCGAGGCCAAGTTCTTCTATGGCTTTCAGATAGCAATGGAAAACATCCACTCGGAGACCTACAGTCTTTTAATTGATACGTATATTAAAGAACCAAAAGAAAGAGACCGCCTGTTCAATGCCATCGAGCACTTGGACTGCGTGAAGAAAAAAGCTGACTGGGCATTGCGATGGATTGACGAGGGTGATTTTCAAGAAAGACTGATAGCTTTCGCCGCAGTGGAGGGGATCTTCTTCTCAGGATCTTTCTGCTCTATCTTTTGGCTGAAAAAGCGTGGCCTAATGCCTGGATTAACCTTCTCCAACGAGCTGATTTCAAGGGATGAAGGACTCCACTGTGATTTTGCATGCCACCTCTACACGGAGCATATCCAAAATCCTCTCCCTAAGGATACCGTTTCGAAAATCATCCAAGATGCAGTAACCATCGAAAAGGAATTTGTAACTGACGCCCTTCCTGTAAGGCTGATCGGTATGAATGCCGATTTGATGTGTCAGTATATTGAGTTTGTAGCCGATAGGCTATTATTAGAATTGGGCTGTGAAAAAGTATGGAACAGCACCAATCCGTTTGACTTTATGGACATGATCTCTCTGCAGGGCAAGACCAACTTCTTTGAGAAGCGGGTGGGCGATTATCAGAAAGCTGGGGTCATGAAAGGCAAAGATGCCTCTGATTCAGCGAAGTTTTCTGTAGAAGAAGACTTTTAA
- a CDS encoding MIP/aquaporin family protein: MNSYIAEFIGTALLLLMGSGVVANVVLKQTKGNNGGWIVITTAWALGVFIGVVVAGPHSGAHLNPAVSVALAIAGMFDWNLVPGYVLAQVLGGGIGATVTWLMYKDHFDITDDPGLKFAPFATAPAIRNLSSNFLSEVVGTFVLIFVILYTTGANLEDLNNTPIGLGALGALPVALLVWVIGLALGGTTGYAINPARDLGPRLAHQFLPIKGKGSSDWPYSWVPIVGPLLGASLAAGAFLILGS, encoded by the coding sequence ATGAATAGCTATATTGCTGAATTTATAGGCACCGCCTTACTCTTGCTTATGGGCTCCGGTGTCGTGGCCAATGTGGTCCTAAAACAAACCAAAGGAAACAATGGCGGCTGGATCGTCATCACCACCGCGTGGGCCCTAGGCGTATTTATCGGCGTGGTAGTGGCAGGTCCTCACAGTGGGGCTCACCTCAATCCCGCCGTAAGCGTAGCTTTGGCCATCGCAGGAATGTTCGATTGGAATTTGGTCCCTGGCTATGTTTTGGCCCAAGTGTTGGGAGGGGGTATCGGGGCTACTGTCACATGGCTAATGTATAAAGACCACTTTGACATCACCGATGACCCAGGGTTAAAGTTCGCACCGTTTGCGACTGCGCCAGCCATTCGTAACCTTTCTTCCAACTTTCTTTCGGAAGTAGTAGGCACTTTTGTCTTAATTTTTGTTATTCTATATACCACTGGAGCTAACCTCGAGGACCTCAACAACACCCCTATAGGTCTCGGTGCTTTAGGTGCATTACCAGTCGCACTATTGGTATGGGTAATCGGCCTCGCCCTTGGAGGCACCACTGGCTATGCCATCAACCCTGCTCGGGACCTCGGCCCCAGACTGGCCCACCAGTTCCTTCCCATAAAGGGAAAGGGGAGTAGTGACTGGCCCTACAGCTGGGTACCGATAGTGGGGCCTCTCTTGGGAGCATCCCTTGCAGCAGGCGCTTTTCTAATTTTAGGATCTTAA
- the atpC gene encoding ATP synthase F1 subunit epsilon, which yields MHLEIITPDKKVFQGEVSEATFPGASGAFQILKNHAPVVSALAKGTVSYTTNDGKKSIEVDGGVVEVRDNEIILLAEKVTD from the coding sequence ATGCATTTAGAAATTATAACACCGGACAAAAAGGTATTTCAAGGAGAAGTATCAGAGGCCACATTTCCAGGGGCTTCAGGTGCTTTTCAGATTTTGAAAAACCACGCTCCTGTGGTGTCTGCGCTAGCAAAAGGAACTGTTTCTTACACCACCAATGATGGGAAGAAGTCTATAGAAGTAGATGGTGGTGTAGTAGAGGTAAGAGATAACGAGATCATTCTGCTTGCTGAAAAAGTGACGGATTGA
- a CDS encoding ribonucleoside-diphosphate reductase subunit alpha: MLVIKRDGRRESVRFDKITTRIENLCGNLDSRYIQPIEVAKKVIDGLYDGVTTSELDNLAAEVCASMTVKHPEYAILAARIAISNLHKTTSQSFSNTMKRLYTYVNPKTGDNAALIAPDVYGIVKKHAARLDEAIDYSRDFNYDFFGFKTLERSYLIKLDDKVVERPQHMLMRVAIGIHKEDIDAAIETYTLLSEKWFTHATPTLFNAGTPKPQLSSCFLLTMKDDSIDGIYDTLKQCAKISQSAGGIGLSIHNVRAKGSYIRGTNGVSNGIVPMLRNFDMTARYVDQGGGKRKGSFAIYLEPWHADIKDFMDLKKNHGKEELRARDLFYALWISDLFMKRVEANEDWSLFCPNEAPGLADCHGEEFEKLYEKYEKEGRAIETVKAQELWFEILESQIETGTPYMLYKDAANGKSNQKNLGTIKSSNLCTEIMEYTSPDEVAVCNLASIALPKFIKTDSQGKKSFDHQKLYEITKVVTKNLNKVIDINYYPVEEAKKSNFRHRPIGIGVQGLADAFILLRMPFDSEEAAGLNEDIFETIYYASMETSMEMAKIQGTYETYEGSPVSQGQFQFDLWGVTPKSGRWNWADLKERVAKYGVRNSLLVAPMPTASTSQILGNNECFEPYTSNIYTRRTLSGEFIVVNKHLMKDLIRLGLWNDSMKNRLIAANGSVQDMPEVPQNIKDLYKTVWEISQKVVINMAADRGAFICQSQSMNIFMQEPNFGKLTSMHFYAWKKGLKTGMYYLRSKAATSAIQFTVDKAGLKDAQDAAAQTEEANKSNNQDAIACSLDNPDDCEMCGS; this comes from the coding sequence ATGTTAGTAATCAAAAGAGACGGCAGAAGAGAATCGGTAAGATTCGATAAGATCACCACTAGGATAGAAAACCTCTGTGGCAACCTAGACTCTAGGTACATCCAGCCTATCGAAGTCGCCAAAAAAGTAATTGACGGACTTTATGATGGTGTCACCACTTCAGAGTTGGACAATTTGGCAGCAGAAGTCTGCGCATCCATGACCGTGAAGCATCCGGAATACGCCATCCTTGCTGCCCGCATTGCCATATCCAACCTGCACAAAACTACCAGCCAGTCCTTTTCAAACACCATGAAAAGACTGTACACCTATGTCAATCCCAAAACAGGTGACAATGCTGCCCTTATCGCTCCCGATGTCTATGGTATTGTTAAAAAACACGCCGCTCGCCTGGACGAAGCTATCGACTATAGCAGGGATTTCAATTACGACTTTTTCGGGTTCAAAACCTTGGAGAGAAGCTACCTGATCAAGCTTGACGACAAAGTGGTGGAGCGTCCCCAGCATATGCTCATGCGTGTAGCCATCGGTATCCACAAAGAGGATATTGACGCCGCCATTGAGACCTACACATTGCTTTCCGAAAAGTGGTTTACCCATGCTACACCGACCTTGTTCAATGCCGGTACACCTAAGCCACAGCTTTCCTCTTGCTTCCTCCTTACCATGAAGGACGACAGCATCGATGGTATATATGACACCTTGAAACAATGCGCCAAGATCTCCCAGTCCGCTGGTGGGATTGGTCTTTCTATCCACAACGTAAGAGCCAAAGGCTCTTATATCCGAGGAACTAACGGCGTCTCCAACGGTATTGTCCCTATGTTGAGAAACTTTGACATGACCGCCCGCTATGTGGACCAAGGAGGAGGAAAAAGAAAAGGCAGCTTTGCGATCTACCTTGAGCCTTGGCACGCAGACATCAAGGACTTCATGGACTTAAAGAAAAATCACGGTAAAGAAGAATTGAGAGCGCGGGACCTCTTCTATGCCCTCTGGATTTCTGACCTATTCATGAAGCGGGTAGAAGCCAATGAAGATTGGTCACTCTTCTGTCCAAACGAAGCACCGGGACTAGCAGATTGCCACGGAGAGGAGTTTGAAAAACTCTATGAGAAATATGAAAAAGAAGGCAGAGCCATCGAAACGGTAAAGGCCCAAGAGCTTTGGTTTGAAATCCTTGAATCCCAAATAGAGACCGGCACGCCTTATATGCTTTACAAGGATGCTGCTAACGGTAAATCCAACCAAAAAAACCTCGGTACTATCAAGTCTTCTAACTTATGTACCGAGATCATGGAATACACCTCTCCAGATGAGGTGGCGGTGTGTAATCTCGCCTCCATAGCATTGCCTAAATTCATCAAGACCGACAGTCAAGGCAAAAAATCCTTTGATCACCAAAAACTGTATGAAATCACCAAAGTGGTCACCAAAAACCTCAACAAGGTAATCGACATCAACTATTACCCTGTGGAAGAAGCCAAAAAATCCAACTTTAGACACCGTCCTATCGGGATCGGTGTGCAAGGATTGGCTGATGCCTTCATCTTACTCAGAATGCCATTTGACAGTGAAGAAGCTGCAGGGCTCAATGAAGACATCTTCGAGACTATCTACTATGCATCCATGGAAACATCCATGGAAATGGCAAAAATCCAAGGAACTTATGAAACCTATGAAGGCTCACCAGTTTCTCAGGGACAATTCCAGTTTGACCTTTGGGGGGTGACGCCAAAATCAGGCCGATGGAATTGGGCAGACCTGAAAGAAAGAGTGGCTAAATACGGGGTAAGAAACTCTCTTTTGGTCGCCCCAATGCCAACAGCATCTACCTCTCAGATTCTTGGTAACAACGAATGTTTCGAACCATACACTTCAAACATCTATACCCGAAGAACACTTTCGGGTGAATTCATCGTAGTGAACAAACACTTGATGAAAGACCTGATCCGATTGGGGCTATGGAATGATTCCATGAAAAACAGGCTCATCGCCGCCAATGGTTCTGTTCAGGACATGCCGGAAGTACCTCAAAACATTAAAGATCTTTATAAGACCGTTTGGGAAATCTCCCAGAAGGTCGTGATCAATATGGCCGCCGATAGAGGAGCTTTTATCTGCCAGTCACAAAGCATGAACATATTTATGCAAGAACCGAACTTCGGAAAGTTAACTTCCATGCACTTCTACGCTTGGAAAAAAGGATTAAAAACAGGCATGTACTACTTGCGCTCCAAAGCTGCAACAAGTGCCATCCAATTTACCGTGGACAAGGCAGGTCTAAAAGACGCTCAAGACGCTGCTGCCCAGACGGAAGAAGCCAACAAAAGCAACAATCAAGATGCCATAGCCTGCTCACTTGACAATCCTGATGATTGTGAAATGTGCGGAAGTTAA
- a CDS encoding glycerol-3-phosphate dehydrogenase/oxidase, with amino-acid sequence MNRTSNLRHLTKNQLWDIVIIGGGASGLGVALDALSRGLSVALFERADFAKGTSSRSTKLVHGGVRYLAQGDILLVWEALRERGRILRNAPHLAHVQPFIIPIYSHATKYYYSVGLKLYDWMSGWLSLGDSAYISKKETIKRLPQIKKEGLLGGVVYQDGEFDDARLALCVAQTSDDMGGCILNYMKVNALSKDNNGQTNGVKVRDTINKKTYDVKARMVVNATGVFADKILQMDQKGTPRMIQPSQGVHLVLPQYFLGGKDALMIPKTSDGRVLFAVPWQGKLVVGTTDTIREKAKLEPEALSREINFILDTAGHYLQKQPTRKDVLTVYAGLRPLAAPQGGSVKTKEISRNHKVIISETGLVTLTGGKWTTFRKMGEDTVDHFSRITGEEIKESRSWEIKFHGYGDPTLDDNHWKSYGTDAVKVLQLIKDTPAYAKYLHPNYPYVAGEVIWAVREEMAMHIEDFLARRIRILLLDAAAAMAMAPIVAKLMAEELKKDKKWEESEIAAFNKIAEKYLIKT; translated from the coding sequence ATGAACAGAACTAGTAACCTTCGCCATTTAACAAAAAATCAACTTTGGGATATTGTTATAATTGGTGGGGGAGCCTCGGGGTTGGGAGTCGCTTTGGATGCCCTATCACGAGGTTTGAGCGTCGCTCTTTTTGAAAGAGCTGATTTTGCAAAAGGCACTTCCAGCAGAAGCACCAAACTGGTTCATGGCGGTGTGCGCTACTTGGCCCAAGGGGACATACTTCTGGTATGGGAAGCGCTCCGTGAACGGGGAAGAATTTTAAGAAATGCCCCTCATCTTGCCCATGTACAACCCTTTATCATACCAATATATAGCCATGCTACAAAATATTACTATTCCGTGGGGCTCAAACTCTACGATTGGATGTCTGGCTGGCTGAGCTTGGGAGACTCTGCCTATATTTCCAAAAAAGAAACCATAAAACGGCTACCTCAGATCAAAAAAGAGGGGCTTTTGGGTGGGGTAGTCTATCAAGACGGAGAGTTTGATGATGCCAGACTCGCCCTATGTGTTGCCCAAACATCTGATGACATGGGCGGCTGCATTCTCAACTATATGAAAGTAAATGCCCTCAGCAAGGACAACAATGGCCAAACCAATGGTGTAAAAGTCAGGGATACTATCAATAAAAAAACCTATGATGTAAAGGCCAGAATGGTCGTCAACGCCACCGGAGTATTCGCTGATAAAATCCTCCAAATGGATCAAAAAGGCACTCCGAGAATGATCCAGCCTAGTCAAGGAGTCCATTTGGTTTTACCACAGTACTTTTTGGGAGGTAAGGACGCCTTGATGATCCCCAAAACCTCCGATGGCAGGGTGCTATTTGCAGTTCCCTGGCAGGGCAAACTGGTGGTAGGAACCACTGATACCATCCGTGAAAAAGCTAAACTAGAGCCAGAAGCACTCTCTAGGGAAATTAACTTCATACTGGACACAGCTGGCCATTACCTCCAAAAACAACCTACCAGAAAAGATGTACTGACCGTATATGCAGGCCTACGACCACTTGCTGCCCCACAGGGAGGAAGCGTAAAGACCAAAGAGATATCCCGAAATCACAAAGTCATCATCTCAGAAACAGGCCTAGTCACTTTGACAGGAGGAAAATGGACGACATTCCGCAAAATGGGCGAGGACACAGTGGATCATTTTTCCCGTATCACTGGAGAGGAAATAAAAGAAAGCCGATCTTGGGAGATCAAATTTCACGGCTATGGTGATCCCACTTTGGATGACAACCACTGGAAATCTTATGGTACAGATGCAGTAAAAGTCCTCCAGCTAATTAAAGACACCCCTGCCTATGCCAAATACCTTCATCCCAATTACCCCTATGTGGCCGGAGAAGTCATCTGGGCCGTAAGGGAGGAAATGGCCATGCATATAGAAGACTTTTTGGCCAGAAGGATTCGCATACTTTTACTGGATGCTGCGGCCGCAATGGCCATGGCTCCTATAGTAGCCAAACTAATGGCGGAAGAATTAAAAAAAGACAAAAAATGGGAGGAAAGCGAAATCGCTGCTTTCAATAAAATCGCTGAAAAATATTTGATCAAAACCTGA
- a CDS encoding C40 family peptidase has product MRWYSIHSSNCIVILGLLVALVFSSCSASKKAYKKNVNTVVQTAKSYRGTPYRYGGTTRSGMDCSALLYLSFRSVGLQLPRSSSAQSKVGKKVPKGKLEKGDVVFFATGRRKNKVTHAGIVTESGRHGIQFIHSSSSLGVTEDNLYSTYWKPRFVRARRYF; this is encoded by the coding sequence ATGCGTTGGTATTCTATTCACAGTTCGAATTGTATAGTTATTTTGGGCCTATTAGTGGCGTTGGTTTTCAGTAGCTGCTCCGCTTCCAAAAAGGCGTATAAGAAAAATGTCAATACCGTCGTCCAGACCGCCAAATCCTATCGGGGAACACCATATCGTTATGGAGGGACCACCCGCTCAGGAATGGATTGTTCGGCTTTGCTTTACTTGTCCTTCCGGAGTGTGGGCCTCCAGCTACCTAGAAGCTCATCCGCCCAAAGTAAAGTAGGGAAAAAGGTGCCAAAGGGAAAGTTGGAAAAGGGCGATGTTGTCTTTTTTGCTACTGGGAGGCGTAAGAACAAAGTCACTCACGCAGGAATAGTCACGGAGTCAGGGAGGCATGGCATTCAGTTTATCCATTCTTCATCATCTTTGGGAGTGACTGAGGATAATCTTTATTCGACTTATTGGAAGCCCCGGTTTGTAAGGGCAAGACGGTATTTCTAA
- the glpK gene encoding glycerol kinase GlpK, with protein sequence MTQNNQFIMALDQGTTSSRAILFDQKGQSVAIAQKDFKQYFPKTGWVEHDAKEIWTSQAAVILEAIAKAEIEPAQIAGIGITNQRETTILWDRKTGKPLYRAIVWQDRRTSAYCNALKRKGHGDMINSKTGLIIDAYFSATKIKWILDNVEGVREKAEKGEVCFGTVDSWLVWKLTNGKQHLTDITNASRTMLFNIHDKQWDEELLEFFGIPASILPEVKSSSEVYCTTAGDVFSAKIPIGGIAGDQQAALFGQLCTQPGMAKTTYGTGCFMVMNTGGNPVKSKNQLLTTIAWEINGKVQYALEGSVFIGGAAIQWLRDGLAIFEASEQSESLATSVDDNGGVYFVPALTGLGAPYWNQDARGAFFGITRGTTQAHFARAALEAIAFQVYDVLAAMEKDAGAKTKEMRVDGGASANNFLMQFQADLLRSEVKRPQITETTALGAAFLAGLAVGYWEDQKELQQLWEEEASFSPQVEPSDIKEQLHFWHKAVERSKDWVEE encoded by the coding sequence ATGACCCAAAACAACCAATTCATCATGGCACTGGACCAAGGCACCACCAGTTCAAGAGCCATACTTTTTGACCAAAAAGGGCAATCTGTCGCCATCGCTCAGAAAGACTTTAAACAATATTTTCCCAAAACAGGTTGGGTGGAACACGACGCTAAAGAAATATGGACTTCCCAAGCGGCTGTAATTTTGGAAGCCATTGCCAAAGCAGAAATCGAACCTGCCCAAATTGCGGGGATTGGCATTACCAACCAGCGGGAGACGACCATTCTCTGGGACCGTAAAACAGGAAAACCTCTATATCGTGCCATCGTCTGGCAGGACAGGCGGACCTCTGCTTACTGCAATGCCCTGAAACGCAAAGGCCACGGTGATATGATCAACAGTAAGACGGGATTGATCATTGACGCCTACTTTTCTGCCACCAAAATCAAATGGATATTGGATAATGTAGAGGGTGTCCGAGAAAAGGCAGAAAAAGGGGAAGTTTGCTTCGGCACGGTGGACAGCTGGTTGGTATGGAAGCTTACCAATGGCAAGCAACATCTCACCGATATCACCAATGCCAGTCGCACCATGCTCTTCAATATCCATGACAAGCAGTGGGATGAGGAGTTATTGGAGTTTTTTGGTATTCCAGCTTCCATATTGCCAGAAGTAAAATCCAGTAGCGAAGTATACTGCACCACTGCTGGAGATGTTTTTTCAGCAAAAATACCCATTGGAGGCATCGCCGGGGATCAGCAGGCAGCACTATTTGGCCAACTCTGTACACAGCCCGGAATGGCCAAGACTACTTATGGTACGGGCTGCTTTATGGTCATGAACACTGGTGGCAACCCCGTGAAGTCAAAGAATCAATTGCTGACCACTATTGCTTGGGAAATAAACGGAAAAGTCCAGTACGCATTGGAAGGCAGTGTATTTATCGGAGGCGCAGCCATTCAATGGCTTAGGGATGGGCTGGCAATCTTCGAAGCATCCGAACAAAGTGAATCCTTAGCCACCAGTGTAGATGATAATGGAGGGGTGTATTTTGTGCCGGCACTCACCGGTTTGGGAGCGCCCTATTGGAACCAAGATGCGCGTGGTGCTTTTTTTGGCATCACCAGAGGGACTACCCAAGCACATTTTGCGAGGGCGGCACTGGAGGCTATTGCATTTCAGGTCTATGACGTATTAGCAGCTATGGAAAAAGACGCTGGGGCCAAAACCAAAGAAATGCGAGTGGATGGAGGTGCTTCAGCCAATAATTTCTTGATGCAATTTCAAGCTGACCTACTCAGAAGCGAGGTCAAACGTCCACAAATCACTGAAACCACTGCCCTTGGAGCAGCCTTCTTAGCGGGACTGGCAGTAGGCTACTGGGAAGACCAGAAAGAACTCCAGCAATTATGGGAGGAAGAAGCGTCATTTTCACCACAAGTAGAACCATCTGACATCAAAGAACAACTTCACTTCTGGCATAAAGCTGTCGAAAGGAGTAAGGACTGGGTAGAAGAATAA